The following are from one region of the Nostoc cf. commune SO-36 genome:
- a CDS encoding trifunctional serine/threonine-protein kinase/ATP-binding protein/sensor histidine kinase produces the protein MQAFRDLIAQLLSETDAQIQEWKAKILRELGTQTQVIIDVIPELEQIMGKQPPITKISGNAAQNRFNLLFQKFIKIFTTKEHPLVIFLDDLQWADTASLRLIQLLMCESKLSPLSEEIEHLYEKQGGLLLIGSYRDNEVFKGHPLYLTLQQIEQTAVTINTITLAPLNQGDLNHFIADTLHCPEVAAVALTQMVFAKTKGNPFFSAQFLNSLHHDGLIFLNSDVAYWQYDISKVKEIALTDDVVEFIALQIGKLPIHTQKVLKMAACIGNQFDLKTLAIVNEKSVVDTASDLWQALLDGLVLPQTENYNIFSQDNNNQDLIVDGIEATQFSISNLQLPKYKFVHDRVQQAAYSLIPEEQKKPIHLKIGLLLFNNIPVVEQEEKIFELVNQFNIAAEFISPQAKRDELAQMNLIAGRKALASTAYPAAVKYLTTGIKLLAGDSWEMKHHLTLALYETATEAAYLAGNFEQMEELAEVVLVRKPLLEKVKVYEVKIQAYGAQNQALKAVNTALTFLKLLGVEFPEHPSQSDIQLAMAELTLNLSGKRIEDLIDLPEMTEEQALASMRILSSALGHAYQVFPVIYPLFAFKQINLSLKYGNTSLSAYAYVAYGVILCGVVGDIEFGYQFGKLAASLLTRFNAKEVKAKVIEVFNAAIRHWKEHAKENLKPLLEAYSAGLETGDLEYAAYALNVYCYCSYFVGRELTGLEQEMAIYNSAIGQIKQETVFNWSAIYRQSVLNLIGTGENPHLLIGEAYDEEKMLPIHLEANDGMGLLYLYLTKLHLCCLFQKYSQAVENASLAENYLHGGIGQLVFPIFHFYDSLARLAVYFDVDESEQEQILNKVVVNQEKMQHWANHAPMNYLHKFYLVEAERHRVLDQYIEAMDNYDRAIAFAKEYEYINEEALANELAAKFYLERGKQKIAQTYLTDAYYGYIHWGALAKVNDLTKLYPQLLTPILQQENLSIHPSDESTSVNNISISSLSTLSDQQTVIGSKRSISDSLDLAAFIKASQALSGEIELEPLLSTLMEVVMENAGASKCALILSEGDNLALTVTAVCSNLHFDRTYTEFPSTCLELSYDVPVTLINYVKRSREILVIDDINTVSFLAGDSYIVTEKPKSLLSIPLQNQGNLIGILYLENNLTTGAFTRDRVEVLKLLTTQAAISLENAILYKNLAQAKESLEDYNHTLEEKVQERTQELNDKNHCLQETLQELQRTQIQLIQSEKMSSLGEMVAGIAHEINNPINFIHGNINHASEYVKDLLDLVAVYQQEYPHTSPLVEDKAEEIDIDFLVKDLPKILDSMKVGSSRIRDIVLGLRNFSRLDESEMKPVDVHEGINNTLMILQHRLKEKSGLPEIEVIKEYGKLPEVICYPGQLNQVFMNILSNAIDALEDSFLIDHPSLVNEKEQIIKHIDASSASHRVGQIHIFTELTDSNTVIIRIADNGSGMTKVVQQKIFDPFFTTKPVGSGTGLGLSISYQIIVDKHKGSLTCDSTLGEGTEFVIEIPMQQSDI, from the coding sequence GTGCAAGCTTTTCGGGACTTAATCGCACAACTGCTATCGGAAACTGATGCCCAAATTCAAGAATGGAAAGCCAAAATTCTCAGAGAATTGGGTACACAAACTCAGGTAATTATTGATGTAATTCCTGAACTCGAACAGATTATGGGTAAGCAACCTCCGATTACAAAAATCTCTGGCAACGCTGCCCAAAATCGGTTCAATTTATTATTTCAAAAATTCATCAAAATCTTTACTACGAAAGAACATCCCTTAGTTATCTTTCTTGATGACCTGCAATGGGCAGATACAGCTTCTTTAAGATTAATTCAGTTATTAATGTGTGAAAGTAAGTTGTCTCCTCTATCAGAAGAGATAGAACATCTTTATGAAAAGCAGGGAGGTCTATTATTAATTGGTTCCTATCGAGATAATGAAGTTTTTAAGGGACATCCGCTTTATTTAACATTACAACAAATTGAACAAACAGCAGTAACTATTAATACGATCACTTTAGCACCGTTAAATCAGGGTGATTTAAATCATTTCATTGCTGATACCCTTCATTGTCCTGAAGTAGCTGCTGTTGCTCTTACCCAGATGGTGTTTGCTAAAACTAAAGGCAACCCCTTCTTTTCCGCTCAATTCCTCAATTCTTTACACCATGATGGACTAATTTTCTTAAATTCTGATGTTGCTTATTGGCAATATGATATTTCCAAAGTCAAAGAAATAGCTCTCACAGACGATGTAGTAGAATTTATTGCCCTGCAAATAGGAAAATTGCCAATACATACCCAAAAAGTTTTGAAAATGGCTGCGTGTATTGGTAATCAGTTCGACTTAAAAACTCTAGCGATCGTCAATGAAAAATCTGTAGTAGATACAGCATCAGACTTGTGGCAAGCATTGCTTGATGGGCTAGTTTTACCACAGACTGAAAACTACAACATTTTTTCCCAAGATAATAATAATCAAGATTTGATTGTTGATGGGATAGAAGCTACACAATTTTCAATTTCTAATTTACAGCTACCTAAATATAAATTTGTACATGACCGAGTGCAACAAGCTGCTTATTCTTTAATTCCTGAAGAACAAAAAAAGCCAATTCATTTAAAAATTGGGCTACTGTTATTCAACAATATTCCAGTTGTAGAACAGGAAGAAAAGATTTTTGAGCTTGTCAATCAGTTTAATATTGCAGCAGAATTCATTTCCCCTCAAGCTAAACGAGATGAACTAGCCCAGATGAATCTAATTGCTGGACGTAAAGCTTTAGCATCTACAGCTTATCCCGCGGCCGTTAAGTATTTAACTACTGGCATCAAACTGTTGGCAGGTGATAGTTGGGAGATGAAACATCATCTCACCCTGGCTTTATATGAAACTGCGACAGAGGCAGCATACCTAGCTGGCAACTTTGAACAGATGGAGGAATTGGCAGAGGTGGTGTTGGTACGTAAACCACTGCTAGAAAAAGTAAAAGTTTATGAAGTCAAAATTCAGGCTTATGGGGCACAGAACCAAGCATTGAAGGCTGTAAATACTGCCCTAACTTTTTTGAAACTTTTGGGAGTGGAGTTTCCTGAGCATCCAAGTCAGTCAGATATTCAGCTAGCAATGGCAGAGTTAACATTAAATCTTAGCGGCAAGCGTATTGAGGATTTAATTGACTTGCCTGAGATGACAGAGGAGCAAGCTTTAGCATCTATGCGTATTCTATCGAGTGCGCTTGGTCATGCCTATCAAGTTTTTCCTGTAATTTATCCCTTGTTTGCTTTTAAACAGATTAATTTATCGCTTAAATACGGTAACACTTCCTTATCAGCCTATGCCTATGTAGCTTATGGGGTAATACTCTGCGGGGTAGTAGGAGATATTGAGTTTGGCTATCAATTTGGGAAACTGGCTGCAAGTTTGTTAACTCGCTTTAATGCTAAAGAAGTTAAAGCTAAGGTTATAGAGGTATTTAATGCTGCTATCCGGCATTGGAAGGAACATGCCAAGGAAAACTTAAAACCTTTACTGGAAGCATACTCTGCTGGGCTAGAAACGGGAGATTTAGAATATGCAGCCTATGCTCTTAATGTTTATTGCTACTGTTCATATTTTGTTGGTAGAGAACTGACCGGACTGGAACAGGAGATGGCAATTTACAACAGTGCGATCGGTCAAATCAAGCAAGAAACAGTATTTAACTGGAGCGCGATTTATCGGCAGAGTGTCTTGAACTTGATAGGTACTGGGGAAAATCCACATCTTTTAATTGGTGAAGCCTACGATGAAGAGAAAATGTTGCCGATTCACCTGGAAGCAAATGATGGCATGGGACTGTTATATTTATACTTAACTAAATTGCATCTCTGTTGCCTATTTCAGAAATACTCTCAAGCGGTTGAAAATGCTAGCTTGGCAGAAAATTATTTACATGGTGGGATTGGACAGTTAGTTTTTCCTATATTCCATTTTTATGATTCACTAGCTAGACTGGCAGTTTATTTTGATGTTGATGAATCTGAACAAGAACAAATCTTAAATAAGGTTGTTGTCAATCAAGAAAAGATGCAGCACTGGGCAAATCATGCCCCAATGAATTATTTACATAAGTTTTATTTAGTTGAGGCAGAGCGGCATCGAGTTCTTGATCAATATATAGAAGCAATGGATAATTACGATCGCGCGATCGCCTTTGCTAAAGAATATGAGTATATCAACGAAGAAGCTCTTGCCAACGAACTTGCCGCTAAATTTTATCTAGAACGGGGCAAACAGAAGATTGCCCAAACCTACCTAACTGATGCCTACTATGGTTACATTCATTGGGGAGCATTAGCGAAAGTTAACGATTTAACAAAACTCTATCCCCAATTACTTACTCCTATACTCCAGCAAGAAAACCTGAGTATCCATCCCAGTGATGAAAGTACTTCTGTCAATAACATATCTATATCATCTTTATCTACCTTAAGCGATCAACAAACTGTTATTGGCTCAAAGAGAAGTATTTCTGATTCTCTGGATTTAGCCGCATTTATTAAAGCATCTCAAGCCCTCTCTGGAGAAATCGAGCTTGAGCCACTACTTTCTACTTTAATGGAAGTTGTTATGGAGAATGCAGGAGCCTCTAAATGCGCTTTAATTTTGAGTGAAGGTGATAACTTAGCATTAACTGTGACAGCAGTGTGTTCAAATTTGCATTTTGATCGTACCTATACTGAGTTTCCATCAACTTGCCTTGAATTAAGCTACGATGTTCCTGTTACTTTGATTAACTACGTTAAACGCTCCAGAGAAATCTTAGTTATTGATGATATAAATACTGTTTCTTTTTTAGCAGGTGACAGCTACATTGTTACTGAAAAACCGAAAAGTTTGTTGTCTATACCTCTTCAAAATCAAGGTAACTTGATTGGGATTCTTTATCTAGAAAATAATCTGACTACAGGAGCATTTACACGCGATCGCGTAGAAGTTCTCAAACTCCTCACTACTCAAGCGGCAATATCTCTAGAGAATGCTATCCTCTACAAAAATTTGGCACAAGCTAAAGAAAGCTTGGAAGATTACAACCATACTTTAGAAGAAAAAGTCCAGGAAAGAACGCAAGAACTCAACGACAAAAATCACTGTTTACAAGAAACTCTACAGGAATTGCAACGTACCCAAATCCAATTGATTCAAAGCGAAAAAATGTCTTCTTTGGGAGAAATGGTCGCAGGAATTGCTCATGAAATCAATAACCCCATTAACTTTATTCATGGCAATATTAATCATGCTAGTGAGTACGTCAAAGACTTGCTAGATTTAGTAGCTGTTTATCAGCAGGAATATCCCCATACTTCGCCCTTAGTTGAGGATAAAGCTGAGGAGATTGACATAGATTTTCTAGTAAAAGACTTGCCAAAGATTCTAGATTCAATGAAAGTGGGCAGTTCACGGATTAGAGATATTGTTTTGGGCTTACGCAACTTTTCTCGCTTAGATGAATCTGAGATGAAGCCAGTAGATGTTCATGAGGGAATAAACAATACCTTAATGATTTTACAACATCGCCTTAAAGAAAAGAGCGGTCTTCCAGAAATTGAAGTTATCAAAGAATACGGAAAATTACCGGAAGTTATTTGTTATCCTGGTCAACTAAATCAGGTGTTTATGAATATCCTGAGTAATGCGATTGATGCTTTAGAAGATTCATTTCTTATTGATCATCCATCATTGGTAAATGAAAAAGAGCAAATAATAAAACACATAGACGCATCATCAGCTTCTCATAGGGTAGGGCAAATTCACATATTTACTGAACTAACAGATTCTAATACGGTGATAATTCGGATTGCTGATAACGGTTCTGGCATGACAAAAGTAGTGCAGCAAAAAATCTTTGACCCATTTTTTACCACCAAGCCAGTAGGAAGTGGCACGGGGTTGGGGTTGTCGATTAGCTATCAAATTATTGTGGATAAACACAAGGGTAGTTTAACCTGCGATTCCACATTAGGAGAGGGGACTGAGTTTGTGATTGAGATACCAATGCAACAGTCAGATATCTAG